In Stegostoma tigrinum isolate sSteTig4 chromosome 7, sSteTig4.hap1, whole genome shotgun sequence, one genomic interval encodes:
- the xirp2b gene encoding xin actin-binding repeat-containing protein 2 isoform X1, which produces MESESETRMVEETQRKNSSISPKSTSEIESTQNEIVKEDLQAARRIERFAIPLEDLKMLFERSDTPKSKKELRGRGSLSPASNQQSQYPSDNSLSNLDCKVRGELEKAMSLDSKETNINEAAFTSDEPSRADIVPLDIQETVSLKDRLAMYQAAVSKKASNSSGVVAPEEEARALPGGLASVKKQFESHSNVAHYQQQSVQDVTSTSKVKVNSSIRKTDQTDGLPSTTEQLLTYNMEMQASVMEQNTHLSSTVGNFENHFNDFNVDGMTEDEKPKVSTQLLKEQFEKTAQPTQMATNTTKKIKTEHNFQEMQWPPVFSTSNMSTTGKISEVTTLRKIDSTAASISVGSSNFGNMEEFPPPPPDLLNAPSEITYFLQSPEPPLSTTKQIIPKDLYSKQRNLYELKRLYKHINPGVRKNLEKEFIQEISEIVTNESKDKDVMGDVQQAKYVFEHTGHSPQKCMSPEREYLEWDEILKGEVQSMRWMFETQPLDSIKDETPDQSDAKCISQQEMIAGGDVKYTTWMFETQAIDTLGVSSPESTENTGKIPELASGDVRTATWLFETQPLDSMNKIHQEDELAIEVSTAKDITAGDVKTARYLFETQSLDTLGHLDSVDEMNFLQLKTEVEEIKGNVKKTTKLFETQPLYVIRDQSGQVLEIQTVKREEIERGDVKTALWLFETKPLDMIHKDVSSIKVVCGISREEINQGGVNRAKWLFETHPLDSIKEQLETDTTVNHKEEIQGADVSRQCWMFETQPFDSLKDNDNARPIETEEIIGGDVHSTKLLFETVPMDTLKGSPDIGKIKHVIATEEEKGDVRHQTWIFETQPLEMIGEEKEKYAKTIHLEEIKKGDVSNYKQLFETMNLSHIDASKKIQVDGVISGAVMSNRTLFETTPLYAVQDSAGHYHEVKTVSREEIVRGDVRTCRWMFETTPIDQFDESIQKFQIIKGISKEEIQSGDVKTAKWLFETQPLDAIKYFSNVEDEEIISKQLDDIRGDVQTCRWLFETQPMDALYEKVGIKDQVDEIQRGDVKTCTWLFETQPLDAIKDNSETILTVRTVQQEDIQGSDVQMTRFLFETEPLGNIQGEKEEFRRVTEIDVQSGDVSRKKWIFENKSLDLINSSSEEVLKKIRSTTAEDIQKGNVINCTWLFENHPIDAIKENIEERAILRTITDVQGGDVDKGRFIFETFSLDQIKDESSENTDLKKFSMEQVEKGDVKNYTMLFETQPLYAIKDKEGCYHEVTTVRKEEIISGDVRGTRWLFETKPLDLIKETDEVYVIKAVTQEDIQKGDVTSARWRFETQPLDKITDHEKVIVKTVSDVQGGDVRSSAQLFESDLDQKYVRTVSVSEIQHGNVRTATWLFESHTIDEIKGEDSEYKKIETVGREDIQKGDVKQAIWLFEKQPLSNIKENDERNMKILEEIPQVDVKTTTWLFETTPLHQFTENPVERPEIVGKNIKETLKSLYDCKLVQSQGILIEAGEVGDIRMAKYQLLNQTSPEIQKEQIVRGDLQKIMVELLCKKEFSEKGITIDTNEKGNINLTREQLFKKPINTNIEKEKIMGCDIQQIINNLFSHDNSAKKGILIQESEKGDVKMTIYSLLNRADDNKVQQDLVIKGDIQGAIDKLIATSQNSENSQTVKVNDTEKGNVQFYTTCIESGAMDYLKLLQQETDEIAVTQQKPEEVIHGDVEGAKQKLQHQQMQIERTVAESEILCGDVQNTMLTFMAENQNVFPNVEKDEIVRGDLRAALHSLNQAINQPTQVAKEEVVCGNLFATLKSLEEAKSQKKITEKLEIIPGDIKGTLDSLEKSINMRIEVVEPDGDLKCTSKCLDKTQSKKEQAEKEIIMKTDLQTSTTNLMEAASEKKEAHWTCNRRGIKATTQNLQQPSGQLVQASETEVVQNDLKTHHEGQEQITCAKGISHKGDAQGSIKSQLATEEQKKINITKNVNTAIWTELTAEQREDIKKVNLKTNDSVKRDVHQEVQSLLSPDKQHQDNVHDAFEEDRKKMSNVHITSRISKYGSAQGEQATRAKSMDDKYNAQKIREKFGSVDRQIPKQQVSVTTDGQHTLQSPKTTENVKKPAAEICLDVNSLLAQVNSQHIQNTSTLQHMAQITNQTAQTSASQSIREYDVKRKQKTESNKQLVKKTGDHGQRINKEVAPKINSGTISCEKLQMSTNRLDSKAQNTMKKEINHVKMDKKRMPGVQFSIPHPPPPTPLMSDGELSLPPPPPPPPPPLPSHVEEDGQMSPLPPPPPPLVHIKPEMYEIDLLPSPLPTPPPPPPPPPISPITPMVQEMLTAGHPSPFPSQSDLNLLPPCLPQSPSQQRKLVIKASKLQSSPKMPITEYSKSKQQPKKNLVSKSNVIMSKDSISSKQVIQQQKYQPTQEKQHEPLQHSTCPQSGQSALHQPVIQTVQKPAQKKQAQVPPANKAFMPHDPSIKTETAKPQPKPYTRKFKTPLMIAEEKYRKEREEMEKSKAAKMAWPINTGKLTTAALQSPTKAESENSLTVKSSALTNITSVVDQLTSPASQAMEKETMTTVEKYPTSPKTSEASAAKDLITANIVSSDSPSHSTVVAASEHLHNILNYSNNVISHKEEIFNAFKDSVKDIGLETIKQDNEIHKKTREQSSHRKLQSASSSKIKVKTIQPPKEIQVMQGQEKNVLSYKKEQKQILKPEANKSPEKTIIKQFQIKQNNKLDMTEQEQHHIIVQQDNHMGEYYKPVTEEKDEKIEETTIAQTLTINVAQDQVKGKKVIQQYNRHSHRANLKETQQTQQKKDQVGVSKEIKSEKIQKHRVVAQKEAFPKYQGEHDQQKSDLIAINQKPLAHVKKHHDWKEMQISKKLTEQKADQGSFQATEEQVSYLQDTNGKQGLVPAHMEDAKLEDKESRKSRSTATHKENFDKNVTEHSVEISDSYRKHEELQNILFQLIQFEKENYNIDLNTIQAFLEKVPKWLIDGREFSMKVIKGNDLQTLKKELTQIKQKALLRLAYFDAAIQRTLISMSGLKPEVETFSGSVPSQKISKISIGSCKLDKQGKSNAEEQVCENRKQQLCEIGLAEQRAQSPAKRMSSPSPSYITIESTARRTESPLRAVTSPLLSQKQYCTPYTVQQEPTPTSPPPMHSSEMKTSRIRTSSASPPRGKRYDQLAKLKDTTAKLSQGISQSAQSTHVQVAEKRSEIIPSPATLRRQLKIDTPVADMLPKHESPVSSIAVKDMTEMFEEARRSEENKVYVRKEPIDIPERLGSDTEESEPAVNKQNIQMPKVNLSELVNKFEIPEQINYFQKEPATITERLGTASENNPFGSKTAFEEMPTFDMKSVKPQAECCGQITIPVKHEYPQGNGNLLQKSKFSQKVKEGVKTSTQSMLYPDAINKQVAHVDGFETEAIGSRTRSQHSEMFPGIDSRHAPPTYEDVISGQILDISADDTPEELLKNFQKTWQESERVFRSLGYEISDTSESRWQEDMLQEDMVLTEDTRSYQGDLHSLSKDSISHGKSSSRQANLS; this is translated from the exons CCGCTTTCACATCTGATGAGCCGAGCCGGGCTGACATTGTGCCTCTTGATATCCAGGAGACTGTGTCACTTAAGGACAGATTGGCCATGTATCAAGCAGCTGTTTCAAAGAAGGCAAGCAACAGCTCTGGTGTTGTG GCTCCAGAAGAAGAAGCTCGTGCCTTGCCTGGAGGTCTAGCAAGTGTGAAGAAACAGTTTGAATCACATAGCAATGTTGCTCACTACCAGCAGCAATCTGTGCAG GATGTGACAAGCACCAGCAAAGTTAAAGTGAACAGCAGCATTAGGAAAACTGATCAGACAGATGGTCTACCATCAACAACTGAACAGCTTTTAACCTACAATATGGAAATG CAGGCTTCTGTTATGGAACAGAATACTCATCTGTCAAGTACAGTGGGCAACTTTGAAAATCACTTCAATGATTTCAATG TGGATGGAATGACTGAAGATGAAAAGCCAAAAGTCTCCACTCAGCTGTTAAAAGAGCAGTTTGAAAAAACAGCCCAGCCTACTCAAATGGCAACTAACACCACCAAAAAGATTAAG ACAGAGCATAACTTCCAAGAGATGCAGTGGCCTCCTGTTTTTTCTACTTCCAACATGTCCACAACTGGCAAGATTTCTGAAGTTACAACATTAAGGAAAATTGACAGCACAGCTGCTTCAATTTCTGTTGGCTCCAGTAACTTTGGAAACATGGAAGAattccctcctccaccaccagaTTTACTCAATGCACCATCAGAGATAACTTATTTTTTGCAATCTCCTGAACCCCCCCTGTCTACAACAAAACAAATAATTCCCAAGGACCTGTATTCAAAGCAAAGAAATCTTTATGAGCTAAAACGTTTGTATAAACATATCAATCCAGGAGTGAGAAAGAACCTGGAAAAGGAATTTATACAAGAGATCAGTGAAATTGTGACAAATGAATCAAAAGATAAGGATGTAATGGGTGATGTACAACAGGCTAAGTATGTTTTTGAACACACTGGTCATAGTCCCCAGAAGTGTATGAGCCCAGAGAGAGAGTATTTAGAATGGGATGAGATCCTAAAAGGAGAGGTACAGTCAATGCGCTGGATGTTTGAGACTCAACCATTGGATTCTATTAAGGATGAAACCCCTGACCAAAGTGATGCAAAGTGCATTTCACAACAAGAAATGATAGCAGGAGGCGATGTGAAATATACAACCTGGATGTTTGAGACTCAAGCCATTGATACACTTGGTGTAAGTTCTCCGGAATCAACAGAAAATACTGGTAAGATTCCTGAATTAGCAAGTGGAGATGTCCGCACTGCCACTTGGTTATTTGAAACACAACCACTTGATTCGATGAATAAAATTCACCAAGAAGATGAACTGGCAATAGAAGTGTCTACTGCAAAAGATATTACTGCTGGTGATGTCAAAACGGCTAGGTATTTATTTGAAACTCAGTCCCTTGATACACTTGGGCACTTGGATTCTGTagatgaaatgaacttcctgcaACTGAAAACGGAAGTTGAAGAaattaaaggaaatgtgaaaaaaaCAACAAAGTTGTTTGAAACCCAACCACTCTATGTTATTAGGGATCAGTCGGGTCAAGTGCTAGAAATCCAAACTGTCAAAAGAGAGGAGATTGAAAGAGGAGATGTAAAAACTGCACTCTGGTTGTTTGAGACAAAGCCTTTAGATATGATACATAAGGATGTTTCAAGTATAAAGGTTGTATGTGGTATCTCTAGGGAAGAGATTAATCAAGGTGGTGTGAATAGAGCTAAGTGGTTATTTGAAACGCATCCCTTAGATAGCATTAAAGAACAGTTAGAAACAGACACTACAGTCAATCATAAAGAAGAAATACAAGGTGCTGATGTTAGTAGACAGTGCTGGATGTTTGAAACCCAACCATTTGACTCCCTAAAAGACAATGATAATGCAAGACCTATAGAAACAGAAGAAATAATAGGAGGTGATGTACATTCAACTAAACTCCTATTTGAGACTGTTCCCATGGACACATTAAAGGGCAGCCCAGATATTGGAAAAATTAAACATGTGATTGCTACTGAAGAGGAAAAAGGTGATGTGAGGCACCAGACATGGATTTTTGAGACCCAGCCACTTGAAATGATTGGGGAAGAGAAGGAAAAATATGCAAAAACAATTCATCTGGAAGAAATCAAAAAAGGTGATGTCAGCAATTACAAACAGTTGTTTGAAACTATGAATTTAAGTCACATTGATGCATCTAAAAAAATTCAAGTGGATGGTGTTATTAGTGGTGCTGTGATGTCAAATAGAACGTTATTTGAAACAACTCCTCTATATGCTGTTCAAGATAGTGCTGGACACTACCATGAGGTCAAAACTGTGAGTAGAGAAGAAATTGTGAGGGGTGATGTTCGAACATGTAGATGGATGTTTGAGACAACCCCTATTGATCAATTTGATGAAAGTATTCAAAAGTTTCAAATCATTAAGGGTATATCCAAAGAAGAAATACAATCTGGTGATGTGAAAACAGCTAAGTGGCTCTTTGAGACACAACCACTTGATGCTATCAAATATTTTAGCAATGTAGAAGATGAAGAAATTATATCAAAGCAACTTGATGATATTAGAGGAGATGTACAAACTTGCAGATGGCTGTTTGAGACACAGCCAATGGATGCTCTGTATGAAAAAGTAGGTATTAAAGACCAAGTTGATGAGATTCAGAGAGGTGATGTAAAAACTTGTACCTGGTTATTTGAAACACAGCCTTTAGATGCAATAAAAGATAATTCAGAAACTATTCTAACAGTGCGTACAGTTCAGCAGGAAGACATCCAGGGAAGTGATGTACAAATGACCCGTTTTCTATTCGAGACTGAACCACTGGGAAATATACAAGGAGAGAAGGAAGAATTTAGGAGGGTGACTGAAATAGATGTACAATCAGGGGATGTATCTCGTAAGAAGTGGATCTTTGAAAATAAGTCTCTTGATCTGATAAATtccagttcagaagaggttttgAAAAAAATTAGATCTACGACGGCAGAAGATATTCAGAAAGGTAATGTAATTAATTGTACTTGGCTTTTTGAAAATCATCCAATAGATGCTATAAAAGAAAATATTGAAGAACGAGCAATTCTTCGTACAATCACAGATGTTCAGGGTGGGGATGTTGATAAAGGGCGATTCATTTTTGAAACCTTTTCACTAGATCAAATTAAAGATGAGTCGTCAGAAAACACAGACCTTAAAAAGTTCAGCATGGAACAAGTAGAAAAAGGGGATGTTAAAAACTACACTATGTTGTTTGAAACTCAGCCTCTATATGCCATCAAAGATAAGGAAGGGTGTTATCATGAAGTAACGACTGTTCGGAAGGAGGAAATAATTAGTGGAGATGTACGGGGCACTAGATGGCTGTTTGAAACTAAGCCACTGGATTTAATTAAAGAAACTGACGAAGTGTATGTCATCAAAGCTGTAACACAAGAAGATATTCAGAAAGGCGATGTTACTTCTGCACGTTGGAGATTTGAAACACAGCCTCTGGACAAAATTACAGATCATGAGAAAGTTATTGTCAAAACAGTCTCTGATGTACAAGGTGGTGATGTGAGATCCAGTGCTCAACTATTTGAGTCAGATCTTGATCAAAAATATGTTAGAACAGTCAGTGTCAGTGAAATACAGCATGGTAATGTGAGGACAGCTACTTGGCTTTTTGAGTCACATACTATTGATGAGATAAAAGGGGAAGATTCAGAATATAAGAAGATTGAGACAGTTGGGCGAGAAGACATACAAAAAGGAGATGTAAAACAGGCCATATGGCTTTTTGAAAAACAACCATTGAGCAACATAaaagaaaatgatgaaagaaatatgAAAATACTTGAAGAAATTCCACAGGTGGATGTTAAAACTACAACCTGGCTTTTTGAAACTACACCTTTGCACCAATTCACTGAAAATCCTGTAGAAAGACCTGAAATTGTAGGAAAAAATATTAAAGAAACACTTAAGTCACTTTATGACTGCAAACTTGTTCAATCCCAAGGAATCCTCATTGAAGCAGGTGAGGTTGGAGATATCAGAATGGCAAAATATCAGCTTCTAAACCAAACATCCCCAGAGATACAAAAAGAACAGATTGTCAGAGGAGATCTCCAAAAAATAATGGTGGAACTGCTATGCAAAAAAGAATTTTCAGAGAAAGGGATTACTATAGACACTAATGAGAAAGGTAACATTAATCTGACAAGAGAACAACTTTTCAAGAAGCCAATAAATACTAACAtagaaaaagaaaaaataatggGTTGTGATATTCAGCAAATTATCAACAATCTTTTTAGTCATGACAATTCTGCAAAAAAGGGGATTCTGATtcaagagagtgagaaaggggaTGTGAAGATGACAATCTATTCTCTTCTCAATAGAGCAGATGATAACAAAGTTCAGCAAGATTTAGTCATAAAAGGTGATATACAAGGTGCAATTGATAAACTTATAGCTACTTCTCAGAACAGTGAAAATTCCCAGACAGTTAAGGTAAATGACACTGAAAAAGGAAATGTTCAGTTTTACACAACTTGTATTGAATCAGGAGCAATGGACTATCTTAAATTACTTCAGCAGGAGACTGATGAAATTGCTGTGACTCAACAAAAGCCTGAGGAAGTAATACATGGGGATGTTGAAGGTGccaaacaaaagcttcaacaCCAACAAATGCAAATTGAACGTACAGTTGCAGAATCGGAAATCTTATGTGGTGATGTCCAAAATACAATGCTGACTTTTATGGCAGAAAACCAAAATGTATTTCCCAATGTAGAAAAGGACGAAATTGTGCGAGGTGATTTAAGGGCAGCTTTGCATTCGCTTAATCAGGCCATAAATCAACCCACGCAAGTAGCAAAGGAAGAGGTTGTATGTGGTAATCTATTTGCAACTTTAAAGTCTCTCGAAGAAGcaaaatctcaaaaaaaaattactgaaaaatTAGAAATTATTCCTGGAGACATTAAAGGTACTTTAGATTCTCTAGAAAAGTCAATAAATATGAGGATTGAAGTAGTTGAGCCAGATGGTGATCTTAAATGTACATCCAAATGTTTGGATAAAACACAAAGCAAAAAGGAACAGGCTGAAAAGGAAATCATAATGAAAACTGACCTTCAAACCTCCACGACAAATTTAATGGAAGCAGCTTCTGAAAAGAAAGAGGCACATTGGACGTGCAATAGAAGAGGTATAAAAGCAACTACCCAAAACCTACAGCAGCCATCAGGACAGCTGGTTCAGGCTAGTGAAACAGAAGTTGTTCAAAATGACTTAAAAACTCATCACGAAGGCCAAGAACAGATAACTTGTGCAAAGGGTATTAGCCACAAAGGAGATGCACAAGGGTCTATAAAATCTCAGTTGGCAACTGAagagcaaaagaaaataaatattacaaAAAATGTCAACACGGCAATATGGACAGAATTGACTGCTGAACAACGTGAAGATATTAAAAAAGTTAATCTGAAGACTAATGATTCAGTGAAAAGGGATGTGCATCAGGAAGTTCAATCACTTTTATCACCTGATAAGCAACATCAGGATAATGTCCATGATGCTTTTGAAgaagacagaaagaaaatgtCAAATGTGCACATTACCAGCAGGATATCAAAATATGGTAGTGCACAAGGTGAACAAGCAACTAGAGCTAAGTCCATGGATGATAAATATAATGCACAGAAAATAAGAGAAAAGTTTGGTTCAGTTGACAGACAAATACCTAAACAGCAGGTTTCAGTCACAACAGATGGTCAACATACTTTGCAATCACCAAAGACTACTGAGAATGTTAAAAAACCAGCTGCTGAGATTTGTTTAGATGTTAATTCATTACTTGCACAAGTGAATTCTCAACATATTCAGAACACCAGTACTCTTCAGCACATGGCACAAATAACCAATCAGACAGCTCAGACTTCTGCATCTCAATCAATTAGGGAATATGatgtaaaaagaaaacagaaaactgaAAGTAACAAACAATTGGTTAAAAAAACGGGTGACCATGGTCAGAGAATAAATAAAGAAGTTGCACCTAAGATCAATTCTGGAACTATCTCTTGTGAAAAATTACAGATGTCTACAAACAGGCTGGATAGTAAAGCTCAAAATActatgaagaaagaaataaatcatGTGAAAATGGACAAAAAGAGAATGCCAGGGGTTCAATTTTCAattccccacccacctccacctaCTCCCCTAATGTCTGATGGTGAGCtctcacttcctcctcctcctcctcctccccctccacctcttccttcaCATGTAGAAGAAGATGGCCAAAtgtctcccctcccaccaccgccACCACCATTAGTTCACATAAAACCAGAGATGTATGAAATTGATCTCCTTCCATCTCCTCTTCCTActccacctccaccccctccccctccccctataaGTCCTATTACGCCTATGGTTCAGGAAATGCTTACAGCAGGACATCCTTCTCCATTTCCCTCACAGTCTGATTTAAATTTACTACCGCCATGCCTTCCCCAGTCACCTTCCCAGCAAAGGAAACTGGTTATTAAGGCATCCAAACTACAGTCTTCACCGAAAATGCCAATCACTGAATACAGCAAATCAAAACAGCAACCTAAGAAAAACCTTGTTTCAAAATCAAATGTAATCATGTCTAAGGATTCTATATCATCAAAGCAAGTCATTCAACAGCAGAAGTATCAGCCCACACAAGAGAAACAACATGAACCTCTTCAGCATTCGACATGTCCACAAAGTGGACAATCAGCACTCCATCAACCTGTAATACAAACTGTTCAAAAGCCAGCACAGAAAAAGCAAGCACAGGTTCCTCCTGCTAACAAAGCGTTTATGCCACATGATCCTTCaatcaaaacagaaactgcaAAGCCACAACCCAAGCCCTATACCAGGAAATTTAAAACTCCTTTAATGATTGCAGAAGAAAAATataggaaagagagagaagaaatggAAAAAAGCAAAGCAGCTAAAATGGCTTGGCCCATCAACACGGGTAAGCTCACTACAGCAGCATTGCAAAGCCCAACTAAAGCAGAATCTGAAAACAGCCTTACAGTGAAGTCTTCAGCTTTAACAAATATCACATCAGTTGTTGATCAGCTGACTTCTCCAGCTAGCCAGGCAATGGAAAAGGAAACCATGACTACTGTTGAAAAATACCCAACTAGTCCAAAAACTTCAGAGGCCTCGGCTGCAAAAGATTTGATCACTGCAAACATAGTGTCATCTGATTCTCCATCCCATTCAACAGTAGTAGCAGCTTCAGAGCATCTGCACAACATCTTAAATTATTCTAACAATGTAATCAGTCATAAAGAAGAGATATTTAATGCatttaaagattctgtgaaaGATATTGGATTGGAAACTATTAAACAAGACAATGAGATACACAAAAAGACACGAGAACAATCAAGTCACCGAAAGCTTCAATCAGCATCTTCGTCAAAAATTAAGGTTAAAACTATTCAGCCACCTAAAGAGATTCAAGTAATGCAAGGTCAGGAGAAAAATGTATTGTCCtataaaaaggaacaaaaacaaattttgaaaCCAGAGGCAAATAAAAGTCCAGAGAAAACTATCATCAAACAGTTTcagataaaacaaaataacaaattgGATATGACTGAACAAGAGCAGCATCACATTATTGTTCAACAAGATAATCATATGGGTGAATATTACAAACCAGTAACTGAAGAGAAGGATGAGAAAATTGAAGAGACAACTATTGCACAAACACTCACAATAAATGTGGCACAGGATCAAGTGAAAGGTAAGAAGGTAATACAACAGTACAATCGACACTCACACAGAGCAAACTTAAAAGAAACTCAGCAAACACAGCAAAAGAAGGACCAAGTAGGGGTATCGAAAGAAATTAAGAGTGAAAAGATACAGAAACATCGTGTTGTGGCTCAGAAGGAGGCATTTCCAAAATATCAAGGAGAACACGACCAGCAGAAAAGTGACTTAATAGCAATTAATCAAAAGCCTTTGGCACATGTGAAAAAACACCATGATTGGAAagaaatgcaaatttcaaaaaaattgACTGAACAGAAAGCTGACCAGGGCTCTTTCCAGGCAACAGAAGAGCAAGTTTCCTATTTACAAGACACAAATGGCAAGCAAGGGCTGGTCCCTGCTCACATGGAAGATGCAAAACTGGAGGACAAAGAAAGTAGAAAAAGTAGAAGTACTGCTACACATAAAGAGAATTTTGATAAGAATGTCACTGAACATTCTGTAGAAATTAGTGATAGTTACAGAAAGCATGAGGAATTGCAAAATATTTTATTCCAACTGATTCAGTTTGAAAAAGAGAATTACAACATAGATTTAAATACAATACAAGCCTTTTTGGAAAAGGTACCTAAATGGCTGATAGATGGCCGTGAATTTTCAATGAAGGTTATCAAAGGAAATGATTTGCAAACACTGAAAAAAGAATTAACACAGATCAAACAGAAGGCATTACTAAGGCTTGCATACTTTGATGCAGCAATACAAAGAACATTGATTTCTATGTCTGGTTTAAAACCTGAAGTAGAAACATTTAGTGGTAGTGTGCCTTCACAGAAGATTTCCAAGATAAGCATTGGCTCTTGCAAGTTAGATAAACAAGGAAAAAGCAACGCAGAAGAGCAAGTATGTGAAAATAGAAAACAGCAGTTGTGTGAAATTGGACTTGCAGAACAGAGAGCCCAGTCTCCAGCAAAAAGAATGTcatcaccatccccttcttacATCACTATTGAATCAACAGCAAGGCGCACTGAATCACCTCTTAGAGCTGTTACCTCTCCACTACTTTCTCAGAAGCAATACTGTACACCATACACAGTGCAACAGGAACCTACACCGACATCTCCACCTCCGATGCATAGCtcagaaatgaaaacatccaGAATTCGTACATCATCAGCCTCTCCACCACGAGGCAAACGTTATGATCAGCTTGCCAAACTTAAAGATACTACAGCAAAACTGTCACAGGGAATTTCACAGTCTGCGCAGTCTACACATGTCCAGGTGGCAGAAAAGAGGTCAGAAATTATTCCATCACCAGCAACTCTTCGACGACAGTTAAAGATAGACACACCAGTAGCAGATATGTTACCTAAACACGAATCTCCTGTATCATCCATTGCAGTTAAGGATATGACAGAAATGTTTGAAGAGGCTAGACGGTCAGAAGAAAACAAAGTATATGTACGTAAAGAACCCATTGACATTCCTGAACGTTTGGGCTCTGACACTGAGGAGTCTGAACCTGCTGTGAACAAGCAGAACATTCAGATGCCAAAAGTAAATCTTTCAGAACTTGTTAATAAGTTTGAAATACCAgaacaaataaattattttcaaaaggaGCCAGCTACAATCACTGAAAGATTAGGAACAGCTAGTGAAAATAATCCATTTGGGTCAAAAACTGCATTTGAGGAAATGCCAACATTTGATATGAAATCTGTCAAGCCTCAAGCTGAATGCTGTGGTCAAATTACAATTCCTGTAAAACATGAATATCCCCAGGGAAACGGAAATCTTTTGCAAAAATCTAAATTTTCTCAGAAAGTCAAGGAAGGGGTTAAGACATCAACACAATCCATGCTCTATCCTGATGCAATTAATAAGCAGGTTGCACATGTGGACGGATTTGAAACTGAAGCAATTGGCTCCAGAACTAGAAGTCAGCACTCTGAAATGTTTCCAGGCATTGATTCTAGGCATGCACCACCAACTTATGAAGATGTAATTTCAGGACAGATATTAGATATATCAGCTGATGACACACCAGAAGAATTGCTGaagaattttcaaaagacatGGCAGGAGAGTGAACGCGTCTTCAGGAGTCTTGGCTATGAGATCTCAGATACCAGCGAGTCGAGGTGGCAAGAAGATATGCTTCAAGAAGATATGGTTTTGACTG